In Halobacterium noricense, the genomic stretch TCGATTGGCACACGTGGCACTATGTAATCTGATGTAATAGATGTAACGGCAATCGCGATTGGGGAGCTCGTCACAGATCTCGACAGCTATCGAGCCAGCGATTCGGACGGGGCTACTCCGCGAACCGCTCGGTGGTCTCGTACTTGGTTCCGGTCGCGACGTACGCGACGTCCGCTTCCAACCTCCAGTCGCTCGTCGAGGCCTAATGTTTAACACCGTTGGGTGCTAGCCCCAACATACGGAGGATGGGCGCAAACCGCGTTTACCGGGACGAAAGCACGAAGCCAGACGGAAGCCGATATGTGATGAAGGCGTGGCAAGTCCCGGAAAGCGAGGAGTTCCCGCAGGGGTTGAAATACAGCTTCAGTACATGGACGCTGACGGCGACACACTCCTGCGGTACGACAACACGCCCTACCACCTCGACGTAGGGCGACACCACCGACACACACCCGACGACGAGATTGCGGCCCTCGATTTCACCGGGCTCCGCGACCTCGTCGACCAATTCCACACCGAGGTGAATGAAATCTATGCCCGACGAACCAACTGACACCGAACCCACGCACGACGAATTCACGCCCGGGCCCGAGGAGGTTGACTACCCCTCGACGCTCCGAATCACCGCGCTCCCCGCCGAGCAAGCGCAAGCCGCCGCGCTCGAGCGCGCCGAGCAGTGGGAGCACGGTGAGGAAGTCCCGCACGTCGTGAACTTCGAAGACCGCGCGCAGCTGCGCGAACTGCTCACCGACCGGCGGATGGAGCTGCTCGAAGAAGTGATGGAGCGGCCCCCCGAGAGCATCCGCGCGCTCGCCGACCGCCTCGACCGCGACGTCCACGACGTCCACGACGACCTGCATCTGCTTGCGGACTACGATATCGTTCACTTCAAGGAAGCCGGGCGTGCGAAGAAGCCGTACGTTCCCTACGATACGGTGCGGCTCGAAGTTGAGTTTGGTCTGTCTCGGGACGGTGGAGCGGAATCGCAGGCGTCCGCCTAACAGTTGTTGCTAGCACGACCTCTATTCAGTCTCTTGGCTGAATGCTACTCCGCGAACCGTCGCGTAATCTCGTACTCGTTGCCGGTCGCGATGTACGCGACGTCCTCGACGACGCCGCCGAGCTCCGGGACGATGCGGAGCAGCGCGAACGTCAGGACGACGAGCGCGACGACCGACGCGGACTGGGCGAGCATGCGGTCGGCGAACAGATACGACACCATGTTGCCGTCGGTCGTCGGGAACACCGCGAACGCGAGCGTCTCGTAGATGCCGCCGCGGAACCACTGCTCGCCGTGCGCGACGGCGATGAACACCACGCGAATCACGTTCAGCCCGTAGATGACGGGGAGCGCGACAGCGAGCGCCTGCATGCGGCGCTTCAGCGGAGCCTTCACGGCGAGCGCGAGCCCGCCGACGATGGACATGCTGCCGATGCCCGTGCACGCCATCAGGACCGTCGTCGTGTAGCGGTGGCCGGGCTCGCCGGTGACGGACTCGCCGGTGAACACGAACTTCGCCAGGTAGCCGTGGTCGCCCTCCACGACGGGCGGGTAGTAGCCGAACTGCGCCATCAGCCACTCGGCCTGCTGGGCGACCGTCTCGATGGCGAACTGGCGCGCCGGCTCGATGGTCTGGAACGGCAGGAACAACAGCCCCATGATGGCAATCGAGCGCGTCAACGTCACCAGTTGGCGCTTGCCACTGCCGACGAGGTACGCGGTGTACAGACACGCGGGCACGGCGACCGCGCTCAGCACGCCCTCGATGACGCTCAAGTGCTCGAAGAAGTAGTACGGCACCAGCAGCCCCCAGAACGCCGCGAACAGCGTCCACGCCGCGACGGCCGCGTACCGGCTGTACTGGCGGTGGTTGGTCTGGAGGATTGCGCTCGTCCCGAACGCCGCGATGACGACCCACGCGAGCGTGTCGGTCAACGCGGATACCATTACGAGACGGGACGGGCGTCGCGAGTATAGGCGTGTTGGTGTCGGCGGGCGTCACTCTCGTTCGTCGACTAATCGTACGTGGTCGACACCAACTGTCTCGTACGCCGTCTCACTGGCTAGCAGCGTCTCGTCGCGTGTCGCTGCTAGCCCTGCGTGGAGGGCATCGAATGGCGTCAGCTCTTCGTCCTCGATGAACGTCGCTGCCGCGAGTACGGCGTCCTCGTGGGTTCGCGGAACGACCGGAACGAGTTCGAGGAGGTTTGTCACGGCACGGGGAATGTCGATCTCGTACGAGCCCTGCTCTCGGTCGTAGAACAACACGAGCAGCTCGGCGTACGCCAGAATCGAGGTGTGTGGATCGTACTCGTCGAGAGCCTGCACTGCAGCGTCCTGCAGCCAATCGTCGTCTTTGGCGAGCGCGACGAGCGTGTCTGTTTCGACGTACACGGCTCAGTTCTCGTCACGCCCTTCGTCGTTGTCGCGGGCTGACTCCGCGAGAGCTTCCCGTGCCTGCTCTTTCAACTCCTCGACGTTCTCGTTCTCGAAGGCATCGCCGACTGCCTCCTGCACCCCTTCGAGGGGGTCCTCGTCGACCGGGAACAGCGCGACGTGGCTGGGGAGTTCGACGACGCGATACGTCTCCCCGAACCGTTCCCGCACGTCCTTCGGGAGATACAGCCGCCCGCGTTCGTCTGTCGACTTCGACATCCTTGGCTACGCTTGTGTGGGAAGAATCAAAAATCTTCCCGCAAATAGGGAAATTATCACGCCAGCTGCGACGAACGACGAGAATCGACGTCATCGATTCCGGTCGACCCACTCGCAGAACGCTCGAAAGTCTTCGGCTCCAGCCTGTTCGGCGATACTTCGAAGCGTTCCAGTGTCGAGACGGTCGTGTCGCGGAACCGTCACCGTACGCGGCTCAGTATCGTGGCTCTCGGGGGGACTCCACTTCAAAATCACGTGGTCGCCGGACGTCCGCTTCCACGCGAACCCGCCGACGTTGACGAGCACCTTCACGACGTCGTTGCCGGAGAAGTCACGCGTAACCATCCAGCGACTACTTGAGGACGTCCGGCAGGTCGCCCGACGCGTTTGCGTCCGGTTCGATGCCGACCGCCACGACCTCCTCGTCTGTCGGCGCGCGCCCGACGTCACCCCGGTAGAGCGCGACCGCTTCGTCGAGGTTCTCCAGGGCCGCTTCGCGTGTCTCCCCCTGAGAGGCGACGCCGGTTTCCTCGTCGCGGGCCATCCAGAGGTCCCCGTTCTCCCCGAGCGAGAGTGTGATTTCAACTGGCGCATTCGGGGAGTCTCGCCCTCGCCCGTCGGTATCCGCGCTCATGCGACGACGTACGGCGGGTTCACGGATAAATTCTCGGCCGTTCCGAGGTGGCAGCCGGGATTCGTGGCTGTCCTCCGCCGGGTTCGTCACTCATCGTCGCCGTAGTAGTCGTCGGTCGTCGACGACGAGCTCGCTGCGGTCTGCGCGGCGTACGACGCGAGCCGGTCGTCGTTCCCGATGGCCCAGTAGCGCCCGCGGTGGCGGACGAGTCCACGGTCTTCGAGCCGGGACAGCGCGGCGCCGACGCTCCCGCGCTTGATGCCGGTCGCTTCGTGGAGTTCGGTTTGCGTGAACGCCTGGTCGTCGTTCGCGGCGAGGAACCGCAGGATTCGATGCGGCTGCGTTCCCTCCCGGACGTCGAGCGCGTCGCTTCGGTCGTCCTCGAAGCGGTCGATTCCAATCGGCATGTGTAATAGAACGCAATACAACGCAATAAGTGTGCGGGCAGTGCTCGCGCCGAAATTCGTCCTTACGCCCAGTGGGGTAGTCGCCGTCAATCGCTGAGAGCTCGAGGAGCGCTTCCTCTGTGTTGGACGGTGAAGCCACTCCCGGATGAAGGATGTTAATTGCTGTTAACGGGGGTGGAAATGCTCATGCACTCCCGGGTGTTGTCTCTCTGTACGAGCAGCATGGAGCACGCGGCCGACCGCGGTGAGAAGAAGCGACTCCGGAAGGAACACCCTAGCGGGTGGTTCTACCTCACGCAGCACGACGCCGTCCCGATTCTCGTCGATGCGTTGCTCGACCTGCCGCCGAATCGAGAGTTCAACAAAACCGAGCTCGCGGAGCACGCCGGCGTCACTCGCCAGACTGTCGGCACCTACACCGATCTGCTGGTCGAAGTCGAACTCATCGAAGCAGTCCCGGAGACGTCCCCGCGTCGATATCGCGTCGCGGACAGCGCCGTCGTCCAGGAGCTCTTCGGGTTGAACAGCGCGCTCAACAACGTCGGCGACGAGTAGCGCACGGGCTTTCCACCGACAATCGCGGTGTCGCTGCTCGCGTTTTGAACGCTACGCTGCGTTCGTCCGAACGTCTGCCGCTCCGAATTCGCCTTCCACGTCGACAGCGTTCGTCTCGCCGACGTCGACGGGCTCGAAGTCGTCGAAGACGCCGTCCCGTTGCTGGACGACTTCGATAGGTTGCCGTCGGTCGTCCAGCCGTCGTCGGAGCGCCGCCGGAATCGTGACCATCTCCCGGTCGCTGACGTTCGTCTGTTCGTTTCAGTCGACGCGAGACAATCACAGGCCGACCGTGCCGGTCCGAATCGTAGCTGTCGTCCAACTTCGCGAAGCGTTCGCGTCGGACGGCGCTGTGGCTGTCGAGTTGTGAGCGCGAAAGAAAAGTGCGGGTAGGGGTATCGGGGTGACTGCGTTACGGGCAGTCAGTTCGTGTTGGTTAGTTCTGGCGGAGTGCGAGCAGGGCAGCACCGAGGACGGCGATGAGCGCGATGCCCATGCCGAAGCCGGGGATGCCGCTGCCGGACTCGTCTTCAGAGGTTTCCGTAGCGGTTTCCGTCGCCGTTGCGGTTTCCGTGGCCGTTGCGGTCTCGGTGGCCGTTGCGGTGGCGGTTTCCGTGGCGGTGGCGGTTGCCGTGGCGGTCTGTGCGGATTCGACGACCGAGCCGTCGGCGCTGACGGTGCTCACGAACTGGCCGCCCTGGAGGGTGGCCGTGAACGTGTCGTTGGCCGAGCGCTCGCTGAAGTCGAATTCGCCGGAGAAGGTGCCGTCAGCCTGGACGGTGACGGTCTCGCTCATGACGAACCGCGGCTGGGTGTCGCCGGACGAGCGGACGCGAACCGTCAGCTCGCTACCGGGTGAGATAGTCGACGTGCCGGAGATCGTCTGGCTGGATGCGGCTTCGACCTGGATCTCGTCGTCGGCGATGTCGAAGCTACCTTCGCGGTCGACCATTTCGATGTGGTCAGAGACCGACTGCGGGTCCTCGTCGCCGAGGAGCCGGGAGTCGTTGACCGTGAAGGTGACGTTCAGCACGTCTTCAGCCGTCAGCGCGCGGTCGCTGCCGGTGTCGAAGCTGTTGGAGTCCGTCGCGACGTAGTAGGTGTCGCCGGACTGGAAGACAGCGTCGAAGCTGACGTTGGAGACGTTGACCGTCTTCGGCTGACGGTTCGCGCTCGTGGACTCCTCAGTCTGGTTAATCGTCACGTCGATTGCCCCGCTCTCCACGAGGGACGCGAACTTGTCGGTGGTGGAGTCGGTGGACTGGTTGTTGAGAACGCCTTCGATGCCGGAGGCGTCGAACTGGTGGATGATCGTGTCACCAGCGTCGCCGGTGCGGGCGAAGGTGTCGCTCTCGGTGATCGTGTTGTTGTTGACTGCGGCCGTGAGGTCCTCGGCGGATTCGAGGTTATTCACGGTGGTGTCGGAGGCGACCCAGAGGTTCAGCCCCGTGGTCGCGCGCTCCTCAAGAACTGCAACGGACAGATCGTTCGGATTGCTCAGCGTCTCGGATGCACTACCGGTGCTGACGGAGAGGTCGTAGTCTCCCGCGTCCAGCAGCGCACCTTCGAGGTCCGTCTGACCGTTGTTGTGCAGGCTGACGTCGTCGTCGCTGTTGCCAGCTTCGACGAGTTCAGCGCCGGGCTCACCGGCTTCGTAGGAGTT encodes the following:
- a CDS encoding helix-turn-helix domain-containing protein, producing the protein MEHAADRGEKKRLRKEHPSGWFYLTQHDAVPILVDALLDLPPNREFNKTELAEHAGVTRQTVGTYTDLLVEVELIEAVPETSPRRYRVADSAVVQELFGLNSALNNVGDE
- a CDS encoding HVO_A0114 family putative DNA-binding protein, translating into MPDEPTDTEPTHDEFTPGPEEVDYPSTLRITALPAEQAQAAALERAEQWEHGEEVPHVVNFEDRAQLRELLTDRRMELLEEVMERPPESIRALADRLDRDVHDVHDDLHLLADYDIVHFKEAGRAKKPYVPYDTVRLEVEFGLSRDGGAESQASA
- a CDS encoding PIN domain-containing protein, with the protein product MYVETDTLVALAKDDDWLQDAAVQALDEYDPHTSILAYAELLVLFYDREQGSYEIDIPRAVTNLLELVPVVPRTHEDAVLAAATFIEDEELTPFDALHAGLAATRDETLLASETAYETVGVDHVRLVDERE
- a CDS encoding AbrB/MazE/SpoVT family DNA-binding domain-containing protein; amino-acid sequence: MSKSTDERGRLYLPKDVRERFGETYRVVELPSHVALFPVDEDPLEGVQEAVGDAFENENVEELKEQAREALAESARDNDEGRDEN
- the artA gene encoding archaeosortase A, whose translation is MVSALTDTLAWVVIAAFGTSAILQTNHRQYSRYAAVAAWTLFAAFWGLLVPYYFFEHLSVIEGVLSAVAVPACLYTAYLVGSGKRQLVTLTRSIAIMGLLFLPFQTIEPARQFAIETVAQQAEWLMAQFGYYPPVVEGDHGYLAKFVFTGESVTGEPGHRYTTTVLMACTGIGSMSIVGGLALAVKAPLKRRMQALAVALPVIYGLNVIRVVFIAVAHGEQWFRGGIYETLAFAVFPTTDGNMVSYLFADRMLAQSASVVALVVLTFALLRIVPELGGVVEDVAYIATGNEYEITRRFAE
- a CDS encoding AbrB family transcriptional regulator, producing MVTIPAALRRRLDDRRQPIEVVQQRDGVFDDFEPVDVGETNAVDVEGEFGAADVRTNAA
- a CDS encoding type II toxin-antitoxin system HicB family antitoxin, with amino-acid sequence MSADTDGRGRDSPNAPVEITLSLGENGDLWMARDEETGVASQGETREAALENLDEAVALYRGDVGRAPTDEEVVAVGIEPDANASGDLPDVLK
- a CDS encoding MarR family transcriptional regulator translates to MPIGIDRFEDDRSDALDVREGTQPHRILRFLAANDDQAFTQTELHEATGIKRGSVGAALSRLEDRGLVRHRGRYWAIGNDDRLASYAAQTAASSSSTTDDYYGDDE
- a CDS encoding type II toxin-antitoxin system HicA family toxin, with amino-acid sequence MVTRDFSGNDVVKVLVNVGGFAWKRTSGDHVILKWSPPESHDTEPRTVTVPRHDRLDTGTLRSIAEQAGAEDFRAFCEWVDRNR
- a CDS encoding DUF7827 domain-containing protein; the protein is MNVTAAFNISSLEVDYPNVSSDQTTELRVAVDDTGGNNGDFLIQSLTISDVTPGDNLDDSSFSDGSIVFQGQTAVYDAGDRDSNANSGSYTLYERVDSTTGSPVRSLNYNDAADLVNVSTSGLDTGTTYFISNDGSNPQNSAQSNFTVREQDFSASFDADTVDNRGDTNISAEFTSTNRQGEPYNLTVTSENLDDSELVEIFNDGFDVTDVNVESDVEEDGVELKVEQGGDISDYANFTSVDAGNYTFNYAVTDTTAEDTSNITVNAVGAGDVSFAQNTYVDQQGDIVNVTIDLSEAATSGTLVVGDEEAVGYQANISFADSNDDGQVSVLFNSYEAGEPGAELVEAGNSDDDVSLHNNGQTDLEGALLDAGDYDLSVSTGSASETLSNPNDLSVAVLEERATTGLNLWVASDTTVNNLESAEDLTAAVNNNTITESDTFARTGDAGDTIIHQFDASGIEGVLNNQSTDSTTDKFASLVESGAIDVTINQTEESTSANRQPKTVNVSNVSFDAVFQSGDTYYVATDSNSFDTGSDRALTAEDVLNVTFTVNDSRLLGDEDPQSVSDHIEMVDREGSFDIADDEIQVEAASSQTISGTSTISPGSELTVRVRSSGDTQPRFVMSETVTVQADGTFSGEFDFSERSANDTFTATLQGGQFVSTVSADGSVVESAQTATATATATETATATATETATATETATATETATETSEDESGSGIPGFGMGIALIAVLGAALLALRQN